The sequence GACTGCATAAGTATCGACAATGATGCCAGCCTTCTTGAAGCAAAGCAGAAAATAGGCCACAAGGTAAGATTGATGGGAAATGTGAAACCTTCCGAGACCATGCTTCAGGGAACGGTTTCCGACGTTAAAAAAGCCGTTTTTGAGTGCGTACGTCAGGCTTATGACAACCCGAAAGGCTATATTGTGGCTTCAGGATGCAGCCTTCCCACAGACACACCTTTTAGTAATATTCATGCAATGATGGATGCGGTAAGAGAAATCGGATATCCTCCCAATGAAGATTTGTTTAATTACATGATTTACAAAGGGCATTTTCCGTCGCAGTACGACTCTTATTGCTCCGATTATATTTAGGCTTTGGCAAATCTCGTATAACGAAAGGAGAAGAAAATGAACAGCATAAGTCCCAAGGAAAGGATATTGCGTGTGCTAAAAAAACAAAAAGTTGACCGGCCGCCTGTAATTTGCCCCGGAGGCATGATGAATGCTGCGATTGTTGATATTATGAAGACTACCGGACATACCCTTCCGGAAGCACATCACGATGACAGGCTTATGGCGGAGCTTTCCCGGGATGTGCATAAATACACGGGCTTTGAGAACTTTGGCATTCCCTTTTGCATGACCGTTGAAGCAGAGGTGCTGGGCAGTAGCATAAATTTTGGAACACTGGCCTGCGAACCAAAAATCGAAAAAGAAGCCTTTGATTCGGTATCGAATGTAGTGTATCAGGATATCGGCAAAATGCTTAAAAAAGGCAGGATAGAATCTGTCATTCAGGCAGCCTGGCACCTGTCCAAAAAAAATAAGGATATACCTGTTGTTGGGAATTTGACAGGGCCTTTGAGCACTTCGGCGTCTATAGTAGATCCTGTGACCTTTCTTAAGGAGCTTAGAAAAGACAATGAAAATGCCCATAGGGTAATAAATTATGTCACGGACTTTTTAATCGAATATGCAAAGCTTATGATTGAGAACGGTGTGGACTTGATATCCATAGGAGATCCTACTGCAACGGGCGAAATTTTAGGGCCGAAAATGTTTGAAGAATATGCCGTAAGATACCTGAACAAGCTGGTTGACGGGATACATTCCTTAAATGCCCCGGTAATTGTACATATTTGCGGAAATATAAACACGGTAAAGCGCTTTATTCCCCAAATCAGGTCTGACGCAATCAGCACCGATGCGATGATAAATCTTCGGGCGCTGAAAGATGAGTTTCCTTATTTAACGACAATGGGCAATTTAAGCACTTTTCTTCTTCAATTCGGAACTCCTGAAAAAGTGGCAGACCAGACGCAGCGCCTGCTGAGGGACGGAATAGATATAATATCTCCGGCGTGCGGCCTAAGTACAACGTCTTCAATTCAAAATATAAAGGCTCTGACCAAAACTGTAAAGGAGCATGGAGAGTATGCCAGAAGTAGTGTTTTACCCGCAAAACAAGTCCATTAATGTAGAAGAAGGAACCACCATTCTTCAGGCGGCCCGCAGTGCAGGAGTGATAATAGAGTCCCCGTGCAACGGTACAGGAACTTGCGGAAAATGCAAAGTAAGACTGGATGAGAAATCTTTGCCAAATGTCCTGGCAAAAAGCAGGCATTACCTTTCCAAAGAGGAAGAGGAGCAAGGGTATGTACTGGCCTGCGAAACGCAAATAACCGGGGACATCAAGGTTGAACTTGGCGAAAACAAGCAAAATGGCACTCTCAAAATATTAAGCAGGGGTCACAGTTTTAATATAGATTTGAAGCCTTTTATAAGAAAGGAATACTTCGTCCACGAAGACGTTACAAAAGTGTTTGCCGGAAAAGAACAATTGGGAATTGAAGCAGGAGATACAACAAAAGAAAACTATGGAGCCGTCGTTGACATAGGAACTACAACCTTGGTGGCCTCCATTGTAAATTTAAACAACGGGGACGAAATAGGTACTTCTTCGGCATTAAATCCTCAGGCCGTCCATGCCCAGGATGTGTTGTCGAGAATCAAGTTTTCATCCGATGCCGATGGGCTTAAAGTTATGCATAGTGAACTGACAGACAAAATTAACAGCATGATTGGTAAAATAGCTTTAAGGGCCGGTATCAGCAAAGAACACATATATGAAATTGTTTTCAGCGGCAACACATGCATGCTTCATTTGGCTTCAAACACCTGCCCCGAATCCCTTGGGAAGTATCCGTATACTCCAAAGATAAGCGGTGCCGCATATCTGGACGCTGCCAAATACAATATTGATATTTCGCCGTTTGGAATTATATATCTGCCTCCGATTATATCGGCTTATGTGGGCGCTGACATCGTTTCCGGAATTTTGGCATCGCAGCTTCATGAGAAAGATGGCGTTATTTTGTTTGTTGACATAGGTACCAACGGGGAAATGGTACTGGCCTCTTGTGGAAATCTTTCGGCTACGTCCACGGCGGCAGGACCGGCTTTTGAAGGAATGAACATAACCTGCGGCATGAGGGCGGGGGAGGCGGCAATAGAGTTTTTTGAAATTGAGGAACAGGGGAGTATTAACATTAAGGTTATCGGTGAAACGGAAGCGGCGGGAATTTGCGGAAGCGGGCTTTTGGATATGGTTGGTGAGTTTGCGGCCCATGGAGTTATTAAAAAGAACGGCCAATTTATTGACCCGGAAAGCGAAAACGTTCTGCATCCGAAACTGGCGGAAAGACTTGTAAGACAGGACGGAAAATGGATTTTTAAAGTTACCGACAAAGTTTTCCTTTCTCAAAAAGATATAAGGCAGGTTCAGCTTGCAAAGGGAGCTGTAAGGGCCGGAATTGAATTTTTGCTGGAAAACAAAGGGGTAAGAGCCTCCGATGTGGATAAAGTGCTTATTGCTGGGTCTTTTGGATATCATCTGAGGGAAAAAAGCCTTATCAATATAGGTCTTCTTCCAAAAGAGTTTGAGGGTAAGGTGGAGTTTGTCGGCAATACTTCGCTGTCCGGCGCAAAAGCCTTTCTTTTGAATCAAACCTATAGGGAGAAAATGAAGGAAACGGTAAAAAGTGTCGAGGTTCTGGAACTGGCAAATTACAAGGATTTTGACAGGGTCTTTGTCAGGTGCCTGAGTTTTTAGGAGGAAGATTATTATGGGAAAAAGAGATAAAAGAATGAGCTGCTCTGATTGCGGAGTTCTAAACTGCTACAGACGCGAAAAAAGTTTTCCGGACTTTTGTCTGACTACCAACGTACCGCAAAAAGAGATAGAAAAAGTTAACGAGCTTTACAAAAATGACAGCCTGGTTTCAAAAATAGCTCATACGGCGGCAGAAATTGAAGGTACTTATTATGGGAAGCTTACAAGAGTGGAAGAGATTATTGCGTTTGCCAAAAGGATAGGTGCAAAAAAAATAGGGATTGCAACCTGCATAGGCCTTATGAATGAAGCAAAAATTTTTGCCAAGATATTAAAGGCAAAAGGACTTGAAAGCTACAGCGTTATTTGCAAAGTTGGGTCAATAGATAAAACGGAAATTGGGATTGCAGAAGAGTTTAAAATCCAGAAGGGCTGCCACGAAGCCTTGTGCAATCCGATTTTGCAGGCAAGGCTCCTTAACAGGGAAAAAACAGACCTCAATGTAATTGTCGGGCTGTGCGTGGGCCACGATTCGTTGTTTATTAAATACTCCAAGGCGCCTGTAACGACCTTGATAACCAAGGACAGAGTGTTGGGACACAATCCGGCGGCAGCTTTGTACACCAGTGGTTTCTATTATAAAAGACTTTTTGATGAAAACGATATTTAAAAAACTACGGATTTTACGGAGGGATGAAAATGAAAAAAGGATTGAGAATGAAAAAGAAAATTCTTACGGGAATTATATCATTTCTGATTACAAGCATATTGCTAAGCGGATGCGGAGGTCAAAAAGTTCAAAAGACCAATTTGGAAGACTCTGGTACCGGGCGGGAATTGAAGAAATTTAAAGTGGGTTATCTGGCGTCGCCGGGGCACGTGCTTTACTTTGTAGCGAAAGAAAAAGGATTTTTTGAAGAAGAAGGGCTGGACGTGGAACTGTTTTTGTTTACAAACTCCGGGGAAGGCTTAAATGCAATCAGTTCCGGCAAAGTGGACGTTGGTTCCTTTGGTACGGCGGCACCACTTACTTTCATTTCGAAAGGGACTGATTTTGTCATCT comes from Acetivibrio thermocellus ATCC 27405 and encodes:
- a CDS encoding methylcobamide:CoM methyltransferase MtbA; translated protein: MNSISPKERILRVLKKQKVDRPPVICPGGMMNAAIVDIMKTTGHTLPEAHHDDRLMAELSRDVHKYTGFENFGIPFCMTVEAEVLGSSINFGTLACEPKIEKEAFDSVSNVVYQDIGKMLKKGRIESVIQAAWHLSKKNKDIPVVGNLTGPLSTSASIVDPVTFLKELRKDNENAHRVINYVTDFLIEYAKLMIENGVDLISIGDPTATGEILGPKMFEEYAVRYLNKLVDGIHSLNAPVIVHICGNINTVKRFIPQIRSDAISTDAMINLRALKDEFPYLTTMGNLSTFLLQFGTPEKVADQTQRLLRDGIDIISPACGLSTTSSIQNIKALTKTVKEHGEYARSSVLPAKQVH
- a CDS encoding ASKHA domain-containing protein; amino-acid sequence: MPEVVFYPQNKSINVEEGTTILQAARSAGVIIESPCNGTGTCGKCKVRLDEKSLPNVLAKSRHYLSKEEEEQGYVLACETQITGDIKVELGENKQNGTLKILSRGHSFNIDLKPFIRKEYFVHEDVTKVFAGKEQLGIEAGDTTKENYGAVVDIGTTTLVASIVNLNNGDEIGTSSALNPQAVHAQDVLSRIKFSSDADGLKVMHSELTDKINSMIGKIALRAGISKEHIYEIVFSGNTCMLHLASNTCPESLGKYPYTPKISGAAYLDAAKYNIDISPFGIIYLPPIISAYVGADIVSGILASQLHEKDGVILFVDIGTNGEMVLASCGNLSATSTAAGPAFEGMNITCGMRAGEAAIEFFEIEEQGSINIKVIGETEAAGICGSGLLDMVGEFAAHGVIKKNGQFIDPESENVLHPKLAERLVRQDGKWIFKVTDKVFLSQKDIRQVQLAKGAVRAGIEFLLENKGVRASDVDKVLIAGSFGYHLREKSLINIGLLPKEFEGKVEFVGNTSLSGAKAFLLNQTYREKMKETVKSVEVLELANYKDFDRVFVRCLSF
- a CDS encoding DUF1847 domain-containing protein, with amino-acid sequence MGKRDKRMSCSDCGVLNCYRREKSFPDFCLTTNVPQKEIEKVNELYKNDSLVSKIAHTAAEIEGTYYGKLTRVEEIIAFAKRIGAKKIGIATCIGLMNEAKIFAKILKAKGLESYSVICKVGSIDKTEIGIAEEFKIQKGCHEALCNPILQARLLNREKTDLNVIVGLCVGHDSLFIKYSKAPVTTLITKDRVLGHNPAAALYTSGFYYKRLFDENDI